In Candidatus Synechococcus calcipolaris G9, a genomic segment contains:
- a CDS encoding photosystem II S4 domain protein, translated as MIENDHAAKDELGFLSGAIAQAIKTWTVCYTPFLDPAVLAAAHSELDRLTEIHYQSFGGYPQAERCRLAIARRDIPLEGEPLPLGLLSIAGNFLFDPAQYRDFEQALLSSGTSPENFGDIILLGERGAQVILTPEAIAPLKATLHQVRTVPVTLQEIPWAELKVSPPQTKAIATVEASLRLDALGSAGFGLSRSKMVDLINQGDVRVNWQPIHQASHRLQAGDLLVVRGKGRVEIRSIQLTKKERYRVEMIRHR; from the coding sequence ATGATTGAGAATGACCATGCCGCCAAGGACGAATTGGGCTTCCTCTCGGGGGCGATCGCCCAGGCAATTAAAACTTGGACAGTGTGCTATACGCCCTTTTTGGATCCAGCGGTATTGGCGGCGGCCCACAGTGAACTAGACCGACTCACCGAGATTCATTATCAGAGTTTTGGTGGCTACCCCCAGGCAGAGCGGTGTCGGTTGGCGATCGCCCGGCGGGACATTCCCCTGGAGGGGGAGCCGTTGCCCCTGGGACTCCTATCCATTGCCGGTAATTTTCTCTTTGACCCGGCCCAATACCGTGACTTTGAACAGGCCCTGCTCAGTAGTGGCACATCCCCTGAGAATTTTGGTGACATTATTCTCTTAGGGGAGCGCGGTGCCCAAGTGATCCTCACCCCGGAGGCGATCGCCCCCCTGAAGGCAACCCTCCACCAGGTACGAACCGTTCCCGTGACGCTGCAAGAGATACCCTGGGCTGAACTCAAGGTTTCTCCCCCCCAAACCAAGGCGATCGCCACGGTGGAAGCCTCCCTGCGCTTAGATGCCCTAGGGTCTGCTGGTTTTGGTCTGTCCCGTAGCAAAATGGTGGATTTAATTAATCAGGGTGACGTTCGCGTCAATTGGCAACCGATTCACCAGGCCAGCCACCGTCTTCAGGCGGGAGATTTGCTCGTCGTCCGTGGTAAAGGCCGGGTAGAAATTCGCTCCATTCAACTCACGAAAAAAGAGCGTTACCGCGTAGAAATGATCCGCCATCGCTAG
- a CDS encoding WD40 repeat domain-containing protein — MATTKVKELLILLGALALTGSVAGFAVWQVTERWLFPREGTVQEQEQIETALGTERDNPWSKIALAFTLSGHTDEVNALAINSGGNLLVSGGDDQTLFFWDLDRATLLGQGKGHQDWIYSLAMAPDGATVASGSKDNTIKLWNMDTYQAVATLSGHQDFVNSIVFSPDGSTLASASYDHTIKLWDVASQQERATLRGHEGIVLAAAISPNGRYLATGGVDTLIRLWDIENERLLRIFEGHTSDVNSLAFSPDNQQLVSGSDGDGIKVWQLSSGEMLHQFGQEGGQVFAVAFSPDGQAIASGHGDQTVKIWNRSGELLRNLKGHAGSVYATIFSADQLLTSSEDSTVKVWRIFPND, encoded by the coding sequence ATGGCAACCACAAAAGTTAAAGAGCTATTGATTCTCTTGGGAGCCTTAGCATTGACGGGTTCCGTTGCTGGATTTGCTGTTTGGCAGGTTACCGAGCGCTGGCTGTTTCCTAGGGAAGGCACGGTTCAAGAACAGGAGCAAATAGAAACCGCCCTAGGAACCGAACGTGACAATCCCTGGTCAAAGATTGCCCTTGCCTTTACCCTGAGTGGCCATACCGATGAAGTGAATGCCTTGGCAATTAATTCAGGGGGCAATTTACTGGTAAGCGGTGGGGATGATCAGACCCTCTTTTTTTGGGATTTAGATCGGGCAACCCTTTTGGGGCAGGGTAAGGGCCATCAAGATTGGATATATTCCCTGGCCATGGCCCCCGATGGTGCAACCGTTGCCAGTGGCAGTAAGGACAACACCATTAAGCTCTGGAATATGGACACCTACCAAGCCGTTGCCACCCTATCCGGGCATCAAGATTTTGTGAATTCTATTGTCTTTAGTCCCGACGGTAGTACCCTCGCCAGTGCCAGTTATGATCACACCATTAAGTTGTGGGATGTTGCCAGCCAACAGGAACGGGCCACCCTGCGGGGCCATGAAGGCATTGTCTTGGCGGCGGCAATCAGTCCCAATGGTCGCTATTTAGCCACGGGGGGTGTTGATACCTTAATTCGTCTTTGGGATATAGAAAATGAGCGGCTATTGCGGATCTTTGAGGGCCATACCAGTGATGTCAATAGTCTGGCCTTTAGTCCCGACAATCAGCAGTTGGTCAGTGGTAGTGATGGTGATGGCATTAAGGTCTGGCAACTCTCTAGCGGTGAAATGCTCCACCAGTTTGGCCAGGAGGGGGGCCAGGTCTTTGCGGTAGCCTTTAGTCCCGATGGCCAGGCGATCGCCAGTGGTCACGGCGACCAAACGGTGAAAATCTGGAACCGGAGTGGAGAGCTACTCCGCAATCTAAAAGGCCATGCTGGTTCGGTCTATGCCACAATTTTTAGTGCCGATCAACTCTTAACCAGCAGCGAGGATAGTACGGTCAAGGTTTGGCGGATTTTTCCCAATGATTGA
- a CDS encoding Calvin cycle protein CP12, producing the protein MSNIEKEIEKARVDAREVCDIQGSTSGQCAAAWDALEELQAEASHQREEKKDEHRTSLEQYCDDNPDAAECRIYDD; encoded by the coding sequence ATGAGTAATATTGAGAAAGAAATCGAAAAGGCTCGGGTAGATGCCCGCGAGGTCTGTGATATCCAAGGCTCCACCTCTGGCCAATGTGCGGCTGCCTGGGATGCCCTAGAAGAATTACAGGCGGAAGCATCGCACCAGCGGGAAGAAAAGAAAGATGAGCATCGCACCTCCCTAGAGCAATATTGTGATGATAATCCTGATGCCGCTGAATGCCGTATTTACGATGATTAA
- a CDS encoding fructosamine kinase family protein, protein MWPEICDRIRTVTGYPLASPQPRSVGGGSINQAYVLQDSQGSVFVKINRPEREAMFAQEFLGLQALAQVGGIRIPRPLAWGVVSSASFIALEYLPLTTTGDWSEMGRQLATLHQQGRGDRFGWSASNTIGSTPQINDWSGDWPSFFRDCRIGYQLRLGERHGGRFSRGNELLDQLPALLTHQPEPCLVHGDLWSGNAAFSQSGQPVIFDPAVYYGDREVDLAMTELFGGFPNSFYDGYHAAYPLEPDYHRRKVIYNLYHILNHFNIFGGGYERQANGMIDSILSGC, encoded by the coding sequence ATGTGGCCGGAAATTTGCGATCGCATCCGCACGGTCACGGGGTATCCCCTTGCCTCTCCCCAGCCCCGATCCGTTGGCGGCGGTAGCATTAATCAGGCCTATGTGCTCCAAGATAGTCAGGGTAGTGTTTTTGTTAAGATAAATCGCCCTGAACGGGAAGCAATGTTTGCCCAAGAGTTCCTTGGTTTACAGGCTCTAGCCCAAGTGGGTGGGATCAGGATTCCCCGTCCTTTGGCATGGGGAGTGGTTTCCAGTGCTAGTTTTATTGCCCTAGAGTACCTGCCCTTGACCACTACCGGGGATTGGTCAGAGATGGGTCGGCAATTGGCAACTTTGCACCAGCAGGGTCGGGGCGATCGCTTTGGTTGGTCTGCATCGAATACCATTGGCAGCACCCCCCAGATCAATGATTGGTCAGGGGATTGGCCATCCTTTTTTCGGGATTGTCGTATCGGCTATCAACTCCGATTGGGGGAACGACATGGGGGACGATTTTCCAGGGGCAATGAACTCCTAGATCAGTTACCAGCCCTACTGACACACCAGCCAGAACCCTGCCTAGTCCATGGGGATTTGTGGAGCGGGAATGCGGCCTTTAGCCAATCAGGGCAACCCGTCATTTTTGATCCGGCGGTGTACTACGGCGATCGGGAAGTGGATCTAGCCATGACGGAACTCTTTGGGGGGTTCCCCAATAGTTTTTATGACGGTTATCATGCCGCCTATCCCCTGGAGCCTGACTATCATCGCCGCAAAGTCATCTACAATCTTTACCACATCCTCAATCACTTTAATATTTTTGGGGGTGGATACGAACGCCAGGCCAATGGGATGATTGACTCTATTTTGTCTGGGTGCTGA
- a CDS encoding quinone-dependent dihydroorotate dehydrogenase, with protein sequence MDLYQAILRPLVFAGLRADPETIHQQFLRACTWLNQSGDRDTLATQIRGQIKAQCTYDSPRLKQTLWGLDFPNPIGLAAGFDKDGTASSIWADFGFGFAEVGTVTYHPQPGNPRPRLFRLPQDRASINRMGFNNGGAATMAERLKQEAHGRSYPLGINLGKSKITPLEDAKADYLASFQLLYPWGDYFVVNVSSPNTPGLRSLQARDQLEPILESLQRANNPPKPLLVKIAPDLTWEDIRDVVDLARQYELAGIIATNTTLSRTGLKTHHVSVHGHWSRNRQSPAEVAGGLSGAPLAQRSTEIIRFIHDYTQGTFPIIGVGGIFTLADVWAKLEAGASLVQLYTSWAYEGPWLLRRLLQGLDQQLQGANLETLGAISRR encoded by the coding sequence ATGGATCTGTATCAAGCTATCCTTCGGCCATTGGTCTTTGCTGGCCTTCGGGCGGATCCGGAAACGATTCATCAACAGTTTTTGCGGGCTTGTACCTGGTTAAATCAGTCGGGCGATCGGGATACCCTTGCCACCCAGATTAGAGGGCAAATTAAGGCCCAATGTACCTATGACTCCCCGCGACTGAAGCAAACTCTGTGGGGTCTAGATTTTCCCAATCCCATTGGTTTAGCGGCGGGCTTTGACAAGGATGGTACGGCCAGTTCTATTTGGGCAGACTTTGGCTTTGGCTTCGCAGAAGTGGGAACCGTCACCTACCATCCCCAACCCGGAAATCCGCGGCCGCGCCTCTTTCGTTTACCCCAGGATCGGGCCTCCATTAATCGCATGGGCTTTAACAATGGTGGAGCGGCAACCATGGCAGAGCGGCTAAAACAGGAGGCCCATGGACGCTCCTATCCCCTGGGGATTAATCTGGGCAAGTCTAAAATAACGCCTCTGGAGGATGCCAAAGCAGATTATCTGGCTAGTTTCCAGTTACTCTATCCATGGGGGGATTATTTTGTTGTCAATGTAAGTTCTCCCAATACCCCCGGTCTGCGGAGTTTGCAAGCACGGGATCAACTGGAACCCATCCTGGAGTCCCTGCAACGGGCCAATAATCCCCCTAAGCCTCTCCTCGTCAAAATTGCACCGGATTTAACCTGGGAGGACATTCGTGACGTTGTTGATTTGGCTCGCCAGTATGAACTCGCGGGAATAATTGCCACGAATACAACCCTGAGTCGTACTGGCTTGAAAACCCACCATGTTTCTGTCCACGGCCATTGGTCTAGAAACCGTCAGTCTCCCGCAGAGGTAGCGGGTGGATTAAGTGGTGCGCCGTTGGCCCAGAGATCCACAGAAATTATTCGTTTTATTCATGACTATACCCAGGGCACATTCCCCATTATTGGCGTGGGGGGAATTTTTACGCTGGCGGATGTCTGGGCTAAGTTAGAGGCTGGGGCATCCCTTGTCCAACTCTATACGAGCTGGGCCTATGAGGGGCCATGGTTACTACGACGTTTACTTCAGGGACTGGATCAGCAACTTCAAGGGGCAAACTTAGAAACCCTAGGGGCGATCTCCCGCAGATAG
- a CDS encoding site-2 protease family protein, with product MGQTWQVGKLFGIPLYIDRSWFIVIALFTFLNGSDWQQTYPNWGLLAWIAGLAVSLLLFASVLLHELGHSLVARSQGITVRSITLFLFGGVASIERESSTPGQAFQVAIAGPLVSLGLFIALSGLSYTFPQETPWREMVTYLAGINLILALFNLLPGLPLDGGQILKAGVWKLTGDRFQGIHWAARSGQILGWLAISFGAVSFFLLGTINGLWIAFLGWFALRNATLYNRMTTMQEMLLQVKASDVMSRDYRVVDAHISLREFADRYLLLADQQPTAYFAAADGRYRGRIDPKAMNHVERSTWEHTPLSHLAVPLDATPSVSEATNLATVIHELEVQNQPYLTVLSPAGAVVGVIDRGDIVQSLGDRFGWAVNKTDIETIKKQASYPPSLQLDQMAATALQIIPRDESSESPVSSVPKS from the coding sequence ATGGGACAAACCTGGCAAGTGGGCAAGCTATTTGGCATTCCCCTATACATCGATCGCTCCTGGTTCATTGTCATTGCCCTTTTTACGTTTCTGAATGGCTCAGATTGGCAACAGACCTATCCCAATTGGGGACTATTGGCTTGGATTGCGGGTTTAGCTGTCTCACTCCTATTGTTTGCCTCCGTACTGTTGCATGAATTGGGCCATAGTTTAGTGGCCCGATCCCAGGGGATTACGGTGCGATCGATTACCCTATTTCTGTTTGGTGGGGTCGCATCCATTGAACGGGAATCCTCCACCCCCGGTCAGGCATTTCAGGTGGCGATCGCCGGCCCCCTGGTAAGTTTGGGGTTATTCATTGCCCTAAGCGGCCTCTCCTATACCTTTCCCCAGGAAACCCCCTGGCGGGAAATGGTAACCTATTTAGCCGGTATCAACCTGATTTTGGCTCTTTTCAATCTGTTACCGGGACTGCCCCTAGATGGGGGACAAATCCTCAAGGCCGGTGTCTGGAAACTGACGGGCGATCGCTTTCAGGGCATTCACTGGGCGGCCCGATCAGGGCAAATCCTCGGTTGGCTAGCGATTAGTTTTGGCGCAGTTAGTTTTTTCCTTTTAGGTACAATCAACGGTCTTTGGATTGCCTTTTTGGGTTGGTTTGCCCTACGCAATGCCACCCTGTATAACCGGATGACGACGATGCAGGAAATGCTCTTGCAGGTGAAGGCCAGTGATGTCATGAGTCGGGATTATCGCGTGGTGGATGCCCACATCAGTTTGCGGGAATTTGCCGATCGCTACCTCCTTTTAGCGGATCAACAACCCACGGCCTATTTTGCGGCGGCGGATGGTCGCTATCGGGGCCGCATTGATCCCAAGGCCATGAATCATGTGGAACGGAGTACCTGGGAGCATACCCCCCTAAGTCATTTAGCAGTTCCTTTGGATGCCACTCCCTCGGTGAGTGAAGCCACCAATTTAGCCACGGTGATCCATGAATTAGAAGTTCAAAACCAGCCCTATCTGACGGTTTTGTCTCCCGCTGGGGCGGTGGTGGGGGTCATCGATCGCGGTGATATTGTCCAATCCCTGGGCGATCGCTTTGGTTGGGCCGTCAATAAAACGGACATTGAGACGATTAAAAAACAAGCCAGCTATCCCCCCAGTCTCCAATTGGATCAAATGGCGGCAACGGCTCTGCAAATTATTCCTAGGGATGAATCATCGGAATCCCCGGTATCCTCAGTCCCTAAATCCTAA
- the cobU gene encoding bifunctional adenosylcobinamide kinase/adenosylcobinamide-phosphate guanylyltransferase produces MGRHIPHLAEILSILSRILKKSSQRPDTLCPTQAGLKTLVTGPARSGKSEWAESLASHTQQSVCYVATAIAHPQDREWQDRIRQHQMRRPPDWRLVEVPYDLSQSLRDNSGVQTCLLIDSLGTWVANTLESSASAWQGQMAELKNTVKTLPGTVIFVAEETSWGVIPAYASGRLFRDRLGGLIQHLSREMDQVFLVAGGYALPLHQLGYPL; encoded by the coding sequence ATGGGCCGGCACATCCCCCATTTGGCGGAGATTTTGAGCATCTTGAGCAGAATCTTGAAAAAGTCCTCCCAAAGACCCGATACCCTTTGCCCAACCCAAGCCGGCCTTAAAACCCTAGTAACCGGCCCAGCCAGATCGGGGAAAAGTGAATGGGCAGAGTCCTTGGCAAGCCACACCCAGCAGTCCGTCTGTTATGTGGCAACGGCGATCGCCCACCCCCAGGATAGGGAATGGCAGGATCGGATTCGTCAACATCAAATGCGCCGCCCGCCGGACTGGAGATTAGTGGAAGTTCCCTACGATTTGAGTCAGAGTCTCCGGGATAACTCAGGGGTTCAGACCTGCCTATTGATTGATTCTCTGGGAACCTGGGTGGCAAATACCCTAGAGTCTTCGGCATCGGCATGGCAAGGGCAGATGGCCGAACTGAAAAACACCGTGAAAACCCTTCCCGGAACCGTGATTTTTGTTGCCGAAGAAACCAGTTGGGGCGTTATTCCTGCCTACGCTTCCGGCCGCCTCTTTCGCGATCGCCTCGGAGGACTGATCCAGCATTTGTCGAGGGAGATGGATCAGGTGTTTTTAGTGGCTGGGGGCTATGCCCTACCCCTACATCAATTGGGCTATCCCTTGTAG
- a CDS encoding tetratricopeptide repeat protein gives MIRPTLNVLATSLALSAALILPANAQGVSMAIATLTPSEVQEFQRIVPKSAEDYYTLGLVLQGEGDLPEAIEQFSRALELEPLADYYFARGLALADLGDHQRAIADFSQAVRLDRQFASAFYNRGMSYLALQQLNLAVTDFSQSLDIDPQFVAAYYSRGMAYYDLGNEDQAQLDYERAMNLSPTMTAKFYDQAPRPLTGGPDYD, from the coding sequence ATGATACGCCCAACTCTCAACGTCCTCGCCACTAGCTTAGCCCTTTCAGCGGCTTTGATATTACCCGCAAACGCCCAAGGTGTGTCCATGGCGATCGCCACCCTAACGCCCTCTGAGGTACAAGAGTTTCAGCGCATTGTCCCCAAGAGTGCGGAGGACTACTATACCCTTGGTTTAGTTTTGCAAGGGGAAGGAGACCTACCTGAGGCCATCGAACAATTTAGCCGCGCCCTTGAACTTGAACCCCTGGCGGACTACTACTTCGCGCGGGGATTAGCCCTAGCGGATTTAGGAGATCACCAACGGGCGATCGCTGATTTTAGTCAGGCGGTACGCTTAGATCGTCAATTTGCCAGTGCCTTCTACAATCGAGGCATGTCCTACCTGGCTCTCCAACAACTCAATTTGGCGGTGACGGATTTTAGCCAGTCCTTGGACATCGATCCCCAATTTGTGGCGGCCTACTACAGCCGTGGCATGGCCTACTACGATCTCGGCAATGAGGATCAGGCCCAACTGGACTACGAACGGGCAATGAACCTAAGCCCCACCATGACCGCTAAATTTTATGATCAAGCTCCCCGGCCCTTAACCGGTGGCCCCGACTACGACTAG
- a CDS encoding NAD-dependent aldehyde dehydrogenase yields MRVSSLAAPPDTLVSTAIADIQRLRDRAPAWLAVSPDQRIHCLQRIAQRTKEHAAPWVDIACQIKGVDPDGPWAGEEWISGPLGLLLSLEQYIHSLKYQGVPPVQSWRRGPNGEQIAQILPRNWQERCLWLGFKAEVWLEPGKPRSQGRAYREPGPARVALVLGAGNTTAIAPIDALYKLIGENQVVLLKMNPINAALGPCLEIVFEPLISAGFMAIAYGGGDLGAFLCQHPAIDTIHITGSHHTHDRIVWGKTGEEQERNKAQGTPILKKPITSELGNVTPIMVVPGPWSPQDMAYHARQVASMVVHNASFNCVAAQVLITAKHWPLRQSFLDALQQALARMPPRPAYYPGAIARYQEFLHCYPQAEVLTSSREGTIPWTFIPGVPPQPQEMVLEREAFCGLLAEVALDCEAADQFLAEVVPFANDHLWGTLGCALLIHPASQRQYAMELEGAIAQLRYGTIALNAWPAVSFSLACTTWGAYPCHTLENVGSGLGVVHNSYLFDYPLKSILRVPFRLPLTPPWFNDHRNLVSFSKAMMNYYVSGNPLRLLSILSEAIKA; encoded by the coding sequence ATGAGAGTATCTTCACTTGCGGCTCCACCGGACACCTTGGTTTCCACGGCTATTGCTGACATTCAACGCTTGCGAGATCGGGCCCCGGCCTGGTTAGCTGTTTCCCCAGATCAGCGCATTCACTGCCTCCAACGTATTGCCCAGCGCACTAAGGAGCATGCTGCCCCCTGGGTAGATATTGCTTGTCAAATCAAAGGTGTGGATCCCGACGGGCCTTGGGCAGGAGAGGAATGGATATCGGGGCCCCTAGGACTTCTGCTATCCCTAGAGCAATATATCCATAGTCTCAAATATCAGGGCGTGCCCCCGGTTCAATCCTGGCGCAGGGGCCCCAATGGGGAGCAGATTGCCCAAATTTTACCCCGGAATTGGCAGGAGAGATGCCTCTGGTTAGGCTTTAAGGCGGAGGTGTGGCTTGAGCCAGGGAAACCCCGCAGTCAGGGACGAGCCTACCGTGAGCCTGGCCCGGCGCGAGTTGCGTTGGTGTTAGGGGCTGGGAATACGACGGCGATCGCCCCCATTGATGCCCTGTATAAATTAATCGGTGAGAACCAAGTGGTTCTGTTAAAAATGAATCCGATTAATGCCGCCTTGGGCCCCTGCCTAGAAATCGTATTTGAACCCCTAATATCTGCGGGATTTATGGCGATCGCCTACGGTGGGGGTGATTTAGGGGCGTTTCTCTGTCAGCACCCAGCCATTGATACCATTCATATCACCGGTTCCCATCACACCCACGATCGCATTGTTTGGGGAAAGACAGGGGAGGAACAGGAGCGAAATAAAGCCCAGGGCACCCCAATACTGAAAAAGCCCATTACCTCAGAACTGGGGAATGTCACCCCAATTATGGTCGTTCCCGGCCCCTGGTCTCCCCAGGATATGGCGTACCATGCCCGTCAGGTAGCGAGTATGGTCGTCCACAATGCCAGCTTTAATTGCGTAGCAGCCCAGGTGTTAATCACCGCAAAACACTGGCCCCTGAGACAATCCTTTTTGGATGCCCTGCAGCAAGCCTTGGCGAGAATGCCTCCCCGGCCGGCCTACTACCCTGGGGCGATCGCCCGATACCAAGAGTTTCTGCACTGCTATCCCCAAGCAGAGGTGCTAACCTCCAGCCGAGAGGGTACTATTCCTTGGACCTTCATTCCCGGTGTGCCTCCCCAACCCCAGGAAATGGTGCTGGAGCGGGAAGCCTTTTGTGGTTTACTGGCAGAGGTTGCCCTTGATTGTGAAGCTGCGGATCAGTTTTTAGCTGAGGTGGTTCCCTTTGCCAATGATCATCTTTGGGGAACCCTGGGCTGTGCCCTTTTGATCCATCCCGCCAGTCAAAGGCAATATGCCATGGAACTCGAAGGGGCGATCGCCCAATTACGCTATGGTACGATTGCCCTCAATGCTTGGCCGGCGGTCAGTTTTTCCCTGGCCTGTACCACCTGGGGAGCCTATCCCTGCCATACCCTAGAGAATGTCGGGTCAGGCCTCGGGGTCGTTCATAACAGCTACTTATTTGACTATCCATTGAAGTCGATATTAAGAGTTCCCTTTCGTTTACCCCTAACACCACCGTGGTTTAACGATCACCGTAATTTAGTTTCCTTCAGTAAGGCAATGATGAATTACTATGTATCGGGCAATCCATTGCGGCTACTGTCGATTCTGAGTGAAGCTATAAAGGCTTAA
- a CDS encoding BMC domain-containing protein, with translation MNRPTDFTDLALGLVSAQSFPAIVGIADHMLKSSDVILVGYEKIGSGHCTAIVRGRIADVRLAVEEGAERASQFGQELETVVIARPGANLEKILPIGSRLAELTAGRTGHRLSSHAVGLLETRGFPAMVGAADAMLKAAEVVLTAYETIGAGLCTVIVRGTASNTAMALEAGMAEADRIGELHAVMLVPRPLDDLDQTLPLAQSFQEELQPVRLPLNLKQKEAEPILLQEGQQQPMATPILQEVERESENLPGDRPSKPI, from the coding sequence ATGAACCGCCCCACCGACTTTACTGATTTAGCCCTTGGTTTAGTTTCAGCCCAAAGCTTCCCGGCGATCGTCGGTATTGCCGATCATATGCTGAAATCCTCCGATGTCATCCTGGTGGGCTATGAAAAAATTGGCAGTGGCCACTGTACGGCCATTGTGCGGGGTCGGATTGCCGATGTGCGCCTAGCGGTAGAAGAAGGGGCAGAACGGGCCAGTCAATTTGGCCAGGAGTTGGAAACCGTAGTCATTGCCCGGCCGGGAGCAAACCTGGAAAAGATCTTACCCATTGGCAGTCGCCTAGCAGAATTAACGGCCGGCAGGACGGGCCATCGCCTCAGTAGCCATGCCGTAGGTTTGCTAGAAACTCGGGGCTTTCCTGCCATGGTGGGGGCGGCCGATGCCATGCTGAAAGCGGCGGAAGTGGTACTCACCGCCTATGAAACCATTGGAGCAGGTCTATGTACGGTCATTGTGCGGGGAACGGCATCCAATACGGCAATGGCCCTAGAAGCGGGCATGGCGGAAGCCGATCGCATTGGTGAACTCCATGCGGTGATGTTGGTTCCGCGGCCCTTGGATGATCTGGATCAAACCTTACCCCTGGCCCAGTCTTTCCAGGAAGAATTGCAGCCGGTGCGCCTACCCCTGAATTTGAAGCAAAAGGAAGCCGAACCGATCCTCTTGCAGGAAGGTCAACAGCAGCCCATGGCCACCCCTATTCTCCAGGAGGTGGAGCGGGAATCGGAAAATCTCCCTGGCGATCGCCCATCGAAGCCGATATAA
- the ndhM gene encoding NAD(P)H-quinone oxidoreductase subunit M — MLLKSTTRHIHIYAGEVINDEICADNENLTLNIDPDSELDWNEPALNQVQEKFQELVSSYNGEDLTEYNLRRIGSDLEHYVRSLLLTGKIGYNTQARVQNYSLGVPRMADS; from the coding sequence ATGCTGCTAAAATCCACAACCCGCCACATTCACATTTATGCTGGTGAAGTGATCAATGATGAGATCTGCGCCGATAACGAAAATCTGACGTTAAACATTGATCCCGATAGTGAATTGGACTGGAATGAACCGGCCTTAAACCAAGTCCAGGAAAAATTTCAGGAACTGGTGAGTAGTTATAACGGCGAAGATCTGACGGAATATAATCTACGGCGCATTGGCTCGGATTTAGAGCATTATGTGCGATCGCTCTTACTGACGGGCAAGATTGGCTACAACACCCAGGCCCGTGTCCAAAATTACAGTTTGGGGGTTCCCCGCATGGCAGACAGCTAA
- a CDS encoding Uma2 family endonuclease: MKTLAKWSVEDYHRMVEAGILCSRSVELLAGEIVEMSPETPIHYTTAKRGAKYLEELLLGKADVRFNGPITLADSEPEPDIAVVRLPESAYNNRHPSPQDIFWIVEVAKTSLKKDSEVKAAIYAMAGIQEYWVLDLSAQQIIVFRNPQADQYIEDYTIAEGTITSLAFPDISVSVKRLLS; the protein is encoded by the coding sequence ATGAAGACGCTGGCTAAATGGTCTGTAGAGGATTATCATCGCATGGTTGAAGCGGGCATTCTATGTAGTCGCTCTGTGGAATTGCTAGCAGGCGAAATTGTTGAGATGAGTCCAGAAACCCCAATTCATTACACCACAGCAAAACGAGGTGCGAAATACTTAGAAGAGTTGCTATTAGGTAAAGCTGATGTTCGCTTCAATGGTCCTATTACCCTAGCCGATTCGGAACCAGAACCTGATATTGCAGTTGTTCGACTTCCAGAATCAGCGTATAACAATCGTCATCCTAGTCCTCAAGATATTTTCTGGATTGTGGAAGTTGCCAAGACAAGTTTAAAGAAAGACTCAGAGGTCAAGGCTGCGATTTATGCAATGGCTGGGATTCAGGAATATTGGGTTTTAGACTTATCTGCTCAGCAGATAATTGTGTTCAGGAATCCTCAAGCGGATCAGTATATTGAGGACTATACTATTGCAGAAGGAACGATTACATCACTAGCGTTCCCCGATATTTCAGTGTCTGTCAAAAGGCTTCTATCCTGA